From the genome of Xylocopilactobacillus apis:
ACTATCCGCTAAATCTAAGATTCGATCATTAAATGACAGCCAACTGATTTCCCGATTCATAAAATCGTGTTGTCGCAAAAGAGTATCAGCCATTGTTCGTTCACCTCACCATCAACGTTAATCTTTACAATAACAGTATATGCTTATTTTTTTAATTAAGACCATAATGGGTAAAAAAATTTCAAACTTTTTCTCAATGCTTTAAAATTAAGTGTCCTTGTATTATAATGTTAGTCAAGTATAGTCAAGGAAAAACAATGAGCCAATCAAATAATTTATCAGATTTAATTGAAGAATATATAAAAAGTATTTTAAAAGAGAATTTTGAAGTCGAACTGAGAAGGCAGCAAATCGCTGATTACTTTAATGTTGTGCCTTCTCAAATAAACTATGTGATTAAGACTCGTTTTGATTCAAAACATGGTTATTATGTTGAGAGTAAACGCGGTGGTGGCGGTTACATTAGAATTGTTAAGCTGCAGTTTGTTGAATGCGGAGATCTTTTGGAAAAGGTTAAAGCTGATATTGGGTCGGTTTTAACTTTAAGTGATGCGACTACGATTGTTAATCAATTAATCAGTGAAGAAGTTATTACAGACTCTTGCGGTCGGATTATTATTTCTGCACTTGACAACGATGCCTTAGGAGATATAGAAAAACCCGTTCAAAATAAATTAAGAGCTCATATTTTAAAGTGTATTTTGACAAAGCTAGAGTATGAGAATTAGTTTAGTATTATAATATAGACAGTGTTTAAATTCCTCATAGAGGAGGTTTTATTGATGGATAACTTATTTACACCTAGTGCCAGAATGGTGCTGGAAATTGCACAGGAAAACGCGAAAATGTACGGTCATTATGCGGTGTCAACTGAACACTTATTATTAGCACTGGTCATTGAAACTGAAGGAATTGCTGGGAAAACATTGAGAAAACTCAACGTTAACGAAGCAGATATTCGAGAAGAGATTGATGATTTAACGGGCTTTGGTACTGGCGTAGAAAACGCGGGGATCAGTAATAATTTGGGGTACTCGCAAAAAGCTAAAGAAATTTTGGCTGTCGCAGGAGATGAGGCCAAAAGGCTGGGGGCATTAAAAATTGGAACCGAGCATATTTTGATAAGTCTTTTACGAGAAGATGATGTTTTGGCAACTCGGATTTTAGTAAATTTAGGTCTAAATCTTAACAAAACTCGTCAGCTTTTGCTTAAGAAAATGGGTATCAGTGAAGCGCCAGGAAGGACGGGTGCAAAAAGAAGACCCGTTTCTAATCCGGAAATGACAACGAATAAAAATACCAAGACTCCTACTTTAGATAAATTGGCACGAGATTTAACCGAATTAGCAAGGCAGAATAGAGTTGATCCAGTTATTGGCCGTGAAAAAGAAGTTAAAAGAGTTATTCAAATCCTTTCTCGCAGAACCAAGAATAATCCAGTTTTAATCGGTGAACCGGGAGTTGGGAAAACTGCAATTGCTGAAGGATTAGCTGAAAAGATTGTTGCTGGAACTGTTCCAGAAGAAATGCAGGACGATCGCTTAATGATGCTTGATATGGGCTCTCTTGTTGCGGGCACTAAATATCGGGGTGAATTTGAAGACCGACTGAAAAAATTGATTAAAGAGGTTTCTAACAGCGATAACGTAATTCTTTTTATTGATGAATTGCATACATTAATTGGAGCTGGAGGAGCTGAAGGAGCAATTGACGCTTCCAATATTTTAAAGCCGGCTCTGGCTCGTGGTGAAATCCAGCTGATTGGGGCTACCACATTAGATGAATATCAAAAATATGTGGAAAAAGATGCAGCGCTTGAAAGACGTTTTGCGACGGTTCAGGTTGATGAGCCAACAATTGCTGAAACTAAAGAGATTTTACGAGGGCTACGTTCACGGTATGAAGAACATCACTATTTAAAAATTAGTGATGAGGCAATTGATGCAGCAGTCGAACTATCTAATCGTTACATTACTAATCGATTCTTACCAGATAAGGCAATTGATTTAGTTGATGAAGCTTCAGCTAAGGTTCATTTAGCCCATGCTACTGGTTCTAAGGCCGATTCATTAAATAAAAAGTTGCTGAAGATTGAAGCCGATAAAGAATCTGCAGTAAAAAATCAGGATTTTGAATTAGCAGCTGAAATTCGCAGAGAAGAGTTTGAACTAAAAGATAAGTTAAATCGGGCTAAGTATGGTAATAACTCTGAGCAGAAAGTGCAGGAAATTGTCGTAACTCCAGAAGACATCGCCGAAGTTGTTTCTGAATGGACCGGAGTTCCAGTCACCCAGCTCACAAAAAAAGAATCTGACCGTTTAGTGCATCTCGAAAAATTCCTTCATCAGCGAGTCATTGGACAAGATGCAGCAGTGTCAGCCATTTCAAGAGCAATTAGAAGAACCCGCAGCGGTTTAAAAGATCCTAATCGACCAATGGGTTCATTTATGTTTCTTGGACCAACAGGTGTAGGTAAAACAGAATTAGCGAAGGCTTTAGCAGAAGCATTATTTGGTTCGGAAGATAATATTGTTCGAATTGATATGTCAGAATATATGGAGAAGTACTCGACCAGCCGTTTAATTGGTTCGCCTCCTGGATACGTTGGTTATGAAGAAGGCGGTCAGCTGACCGAAAAAGTTAAAAACAAACCTTATTCAGTTGTTTTATTTGATGAAGTTGAAAAAGCTCACCAAGATGTCTTTAATTTGTTGTTACAAGTTTTAGATGACGGATTTTTGACTGATTCTAGAGGACGAAGGGTTGATTTTCGCAATACAATTATTATCATGACTTCAAACTTAGGTGCGACTTCTCTACGTGATGATCATGAAGTTGGATTTGGTGCTCGAAGTACTTCAACAAATGATGTTGCAATTGAAGAGCGGATCCGAGAGGTGCTAAAAGAAACTTACCGGCCAGAGTTTTTAAATCGAATTGATGAAATTGTCATTTTCAAAGTTTTAACTAAAGATGAAATTCACCAGATCGTTAAGTTAATGGTAAAAGATTTTTCAAAACGGCTATCAGATCAAGGGATTACTTTAAAGGTTACCCCAAGTGCAATCAGCTTAATTGCTGATAAAGGATATAATCCTGAGTATGGAGCTCGTACAATTAGAAGGACTCTGCAGACTGAACTTGAAGATTCAATGAGTGAACAGTTATTGTCCGGTGAAATTTCACGTGGTGATGTGGTAACAGTTGGAGCTCAAAAAGATAAAATAAAGTTACGTATTAAAAAATCTGAAAAGAAAAAGGATAAAATTAAAGTTTGAAAGATGATTCATTGATCCGATTTTCTTCCACAGTACCCGTAAAAGACATTGCGGGTACTGTTTTTGATGAGGGAATAGATGCATTAATTATCGGGAATAATCGTTTTGGATTGCGTCTGCCCACTAGCTATGATTTAGCGGAAACGGCTGATTTAACTAAAATTGCTCATCAAAAAGGCAAGAAGATTATTGTCGCGGCAAATGCAATTTTGCATAACGAGAAGTTACAGTCTTATCAAGAATATTTAGCAGCTCTTGATCAAATTGAAGTTGATTATGTAATGGTTGGAGATGCAGGAGCAGTTAATATTATTCAAAATAACTTTCCAAATCTAAAATTTATTTACAATGGGGAAGTATTAGACACGAACTCTGGAATGATGAATTTTTGGGGTGAAGAAGGGGCATCGTACGTTCAGTTATCGCGGGAAATCCCTTATGTTGAATTAAAAGAACTTTTGCCGAAGTTGGAAGTAAAACCCATTTTGCAGTTATTTGGTCCAATCGCAATTGAGCATTCAGGCAGAAGTCTTATTTATAATTATTTAGATTATGTTGATAAAACAAATGATTTTGCGCCTAATGAGATTTATAAAGTATCTTTGCCTGCCCGACCGGAAGAAGAATACATCATGTTTGAAGATGAGCATGGGACCCATATGTATGCACCATATGACCTTAATTTATTAAGTAAATTTTTGGAATTAGTCAGTATGGGTATTAACTTCTTCACATTTGACAGTAAGTTTTATGACGGAGATAATTGGCTTAATATAATAAAAATATTTGTTAAAGCACGTAATTATATTTTACAGGATCAGTTAAACGATGATCGGCTGAGTGAGTTAGAGGAAAAATTATTACAAACAGTGCCCGCAGATCGAAAATATTCAATTGGATTTTATGATTATCAGATTGGTGATATTAAATGATGAATAAACCTGAAGTATTAGTTCCAGCAGGAACACCTGAAAAATTAAAAGTAGCAATCGATTATGGAGCAGATGCAGTATATATCGGCGGAGAACGGTTAGGACTAAGATCAAGAGCTAATAATTATTCGATTAGTGATATGGCAGAAGGCGCGGCCTATGCTCATAGTCATGGAGCAAAAGTCTATCTTGCCGCTAATATTGTCTGTCATGAAAATGAATTAGAAGATAATATTTCTTATTTGACTGAGGTTCGAGATGCTGGAGTCGATGCGTTAATTGTATCTGATCCAGCAATTATTAGTGCTGTTTTAACAAAAGTACCAGGGCTTCCTGTTCATTTGTCGACCCAAGCATCGGCAGTAAATTATGAGGCAGTAAACTTTTGGGCTAAGCATGGTCTTGAACGAGTTGTATTAGGAAGAGAGACAACTTTTGAAGAGATCAAGGAAATTAAAGAAAACACTGATGTTGAGATCGAAGCCTTTATTCAAGGAGCAATGTGTACTAGTTATTCTGGGCGCTGCGTGATGAGTAATTATATGAACAAGCGCGATGCTAATCGGGGTGGATGTGCTCAAAACTGCCGCTTTCTTTATAATCTTGCTGATGAATCAGGCAGCTCTTTAAACGGCGATGAGATGTTTACCATGTCAGCAGTTGATATGAGTTTAATTCCAGTAATCGGTCAAATGATTTCAACAGGAGTTGACAGTCTTAAAATTGAAGGAAGGATGAAGACGATTCATTATGTCTCAACAGTTGCTAATGTATATCGAACTGCAGTTGATACATATTGTGCAGATCCAGAACATTTTGAAGTTGATCCTGCGTGGATTGATGAGTTAGCTAAAATTTCTCAGCGCCGGATGTCCTTTGGTTTCTTTAATGGAGCTCCAACCAAAGACGATGAGTTATTTGAACATACAAAACCTGACCTCGGTTATGAGTTTATTGGGGAGGTTAAAGGCTATCAAGATGGAAGAGTTATTATTCAGGAACGAAATAACTTTTCTGAAGGTGATGAATTAGAATTTTATGGCCCTAATTTTTACCATTATTTAACAACGGTGAACGATCTTCAGGACGAAGATGGAATGAAAATCGAAAGAGCGAGTCATGCAATGATGATCTGTTCGATTGCAATAGACAAAGAATTACCAGTTGGTACGATGATTAGAAAGAAAAAAGCAGCTAAAGTAAGAGCCTAGAGGCACGTTAATGACTAAAATTAATAAAGATCTTGTTTATGATCCAATACATGATTTAAAGTTGGATCTCTATCAAAATGAAACTAGCGGTAAAAAACAAGTGAGTATAATTTTGATTCATGGTGGAGGATGGTTTCGCGGTTCAAAAGATAACGAGACTCAACTGGCAGCCAAATTGTTGGAAGCCGGATATAACGTTATCGTTCCCGATTATCGTTTAGCACCGCCAAGTTTTTATCCAGCTCCTTTAAAGGATATGAATCAAGTTTATAATTGGATTCAGGACAAATTCCCAGAAAGTAAAATCGCAGCAGTCGGAACCTCTGTAGGTGGAACAATGGCAGTTGAACTAGCAATTAAATATGGAATTCCAGCCGTGTCGCTTTCAGGTATTTTTGATATCGAAAAATGGATTTTAAAACATCATGATGTAAAGGCTAAGCTTAGTTCTGGCAAAGGTGAAACTCCTGAAGATCAGCAAAAAATTAATGAAAGTTTCTATAAAGGCTTTATCATGAACTATCTAAATAATGATGAAAAATTATTGGAGCAGGCAACACCCTATTATCGAGTAAAGAAGACCACGGGTCCAGTTTATTTATTTAATTCATTATCAGAATTGGCGCCATTAAGTGGAGTTTTGAAGATGGAAAAATCATTAATTAAAAAACAGGTTCCAACTTGGGTTCAATTTATACCAGGGACGGGGCATGGTGGTGACTATGCGTTGTCTGTTGTTGAGGATATTGCAAATTTTATCGAGAAATATTAAAAAAGACCAGTTCGTTATCACGATGGTCTTTTCGTTTGCTGATCTTTCCCCCAAGAAAGATCAGCACCTATTCATTCTCATTAAGAAATTTCATGATGTCGTTTAAAATTTGTGGATCAATCTGACCAATTCCTGCTTTTGCAGCATGAATATGTTCAACTGAAATGTGACTTGCAAAGGCGAGATCGCTATCAGTCATATTATGTTCTTTTTCAAAATTAATAATTTTTTCAACTAGTGGTGATACACCGTCCATATTTAACTCCCCTAAATGATTTTCTTTATTTGAGTATAGCAGATTTCATGAATCTAAGTAAAACCAAGTTTAAAAAAAGTATTTCGTTAATAAAATTTACAAAAATAGATTGACAATTGCCTTATAAAATACTAGAATTTTGTAGTGTTTTTAAGATATTGTCGAAAAAGCAAAACGCCTGGATATGTGTACCAGCAAAAAAATTAGAAAGGGATATTAAATATTTAATGCCAACTATTAACCAATTAGTACGCAAAGGCCGCAAGTCAAAGACTAGTAAATCAAAATCACCAGCTTTGAACTTCGGTTATAACAGTATGACAAAAAACTTAACCAATAATCCAGCTCCTCAAAAACGTGGAGTTGCAACTCGTGTCGGAACAATGACACCTAAAAAGCCTAACTCAGCTCTTCGTAAGTATGCCCGTGTGCGCCTCTCTAACTTAATTGAGGTTACAGCATACATTCCTGGAATTGGCCACAACTTACAGGAACATAGTGTTGTCTTAATTCGTGGAGGCCGTGTAAAAGATCTTCCCGGTGTTCGTTATCATATTATTCGTGGAACTCTTGATACAGCAGGAGTTACCGATCGTATGCAGGGCCGTTCAAAATACGGAACTAAGCGTCCAAAGAAATAACATATTTTTTTCAGATAGGAGTACAGAATGCCAAGAAAAGGCACAATCGTCAAACAAGATATATTGGCAGATCCAATATATAATTCAAAATTAGTATCAAGACTTATCAATCACATGATGAAAGATGGAAAACGCGGTAAGGCTCAAAATATCCTTTATCGAGCATTTGACATCATTCATGAACAGACTAATAAAGATCCGCTTGAAGTTTTTCAAGATGCCATGAATAATGTAATGCCTGTTCTTGAAGTTAAAGCACGCCGGATTGGTGGTTCTAACTATCAAGTACCGATTGAAGTTCGTCCTGAAAGAAGAACAACTTTAGCTTTGCGCTGGATCGTTCAGTATTCACGTCTTCGTAACGAGCGTTCAATGGATGAAAAATTAGCTCATGAAATTATGGATGCAGCTAATAATACAGGTGCATCTGTGAAGAAACGTGAAGATACACACAAAATGGCAGAAGCAAATCGTGCATTTGCTCAGTATCGTTGGTAATTTTAAATTTAAAATTATTGCTGCTTGAAGCAATGAAGGAAATGAGGAAGTAGAAAATAATGGCCGCAAAACGAGAATTTCCACTCGCTAAAACGAGAAATATCGGTATTATGGCCCATATCGATGCGGGAAAAACAACAACTACAGAGAGAATTCTTTTTTATACTGGTAAAATTCACAAGATTGGTGAAACCCATGAAGGTGCATCTCAGATGGACTGGATGGAAGAAGAACAAGAACGTGGAATTACGATCACTTCTGCTGCAACTACAGCTCAGTGGAAAGATTATCGAATCAATATCATTGATACCCCAGGACACGTTGACTTTACAATCGAGGTTGAACGTTCTTTACGTGTATTAGATGGAGTTATTACAGTTTTGGATGCTCAATCTGGAGTAGAACCGCAGACAGAAAATGTTTGGCGCCAGGCTGCTAACTATAACGTTCCAAATATTGTTTTCGTTAACAAAATGGATAAAATTGGAGCTGATTTTGATTATTCAGTTCAAACAATTCATGATCGTTTGCAGGCAAATGCTCATGCAATCCAAATCCCAATTGGAGCAGAAGATCAATTCAGCGGAATTATCGATTTAATTACTATGCAGGCTTACGTTTATGACGTAGACGAAATTGGTGATAAATGGGATACTGTTGAAATTCCGGCAGAATATCAAGATAAAGCTAAAAAAATGCATGATGAGTTAGTTGAAGCTGTTGCTGATGTTAATGATGATGTCATGGAAAAATATCTTAACGGTGAAGAAATCACTGTTGAAGAATTAAAAGCTGGTATTCGTCGGGCAACTATTGATCTTAAATTCTTTCCTGTTTTAGTAGGTTCAGCATTTAAGAATAAAGGTGTTCAAATGCTTTTGGACGCAGTAGTTGATTATCTTCCATCACCTCTTGAAGTTAGACCTTATATTGCTCATAAACCAGGAACTGAAGAAGATGTTGAATTAACTGCAGGTGATGATAAACCATTTGCTGCCTTGGCATTTAAGATTGCAACAGATCCGTTTGTTGGACGTTTAACTTATATTCGTGTTTATACGGGATCTCTACCATCAGGTTCTTATGTTTTAAATGCAACTAAAGACTCACGTGAACGTGTTGGGCGTCTTCTTCAAATGCACGCTAATCACCGGACAGAAATTTCTGAAGTATTCTCAGGAGATATTGCAGCAGCAATTGGTTTGAAGAATACAACAACAGGGGATTCTCTAACTGATGTTAATAATCCGTTAATTCTTGAATCAATGGTCTTCCCAGACCCAGTTATTCAGGTTTCAATTGAACCAGATTCAAAAGAAGATCGTGATAAACTAGATGTGGCTTTACAAAAACTCGCTGAAGAAGATCCTACTTTCCAAGCAGAAACAAATGCCGAAACTGGTCAGACTTTGATCGCTGGAATGGGTGAATTGCATTTGGATATCATGGTTGAAAGAATGCGCCGTGAATTCAAGGTAGCAGCTAAAGTTGGTGAACCACAAGTTGCTTACCGAGAAACATTTACTAAACCAGCTTCTGCTCAAGGTAAATTTGTTCGTCAGAGTGGTGGTAAAGGTCAATATGGTGATGTTTATATTGAATTTACACCAAACGAAGAAGGAAAAGGCTTTGAATTTGAGAATGCGATCGTTGGTGGGGTTGTTCCTCGTGAATATATTCCATCAGTCGAAGCTGGTTTGAAAGAAGCAATGGCTAACGGTGTTTTAGCTGGATATCCATTGATTGACGTTAAAGCAAGACTTTACGATGGTTCTTACCATGAAGTCGATTCATCTGAAGCTGCTTTCAAGGTTGCTGCATCTATTTCATTACATGAAGCTGCTAAAAAAGCTGGTGCTGTGATTTTGGAACCAATCATGAAAGTTGAAGTTATCGTACCTGAAGAATATCTTGGTGATATTATGGGTCAGATTACTGCTCGTCGTGGTCGAGTTGAAGGAATGGAAGCTCGTGGTAATGCTCAGGTAGTTAATGGTTTTGTTCCATTAGCTGAAATGTTTGGGTATGCAACTACTTTACGTTCTGCAACTCAGGGACGTGGTACTTTCACAATGACTTTTGATCACTATGAAGCTGTACCTAAGTCAATTCAAGAAGAAATTATCAAGAAAAACGGTGGTAATTCTTCTGATAAATAAAAATTAGGCCTGATGGCCTTTTTTATTTTCAAAATTTTCATGATCATCACTTACTGCAATATACAGGAGTGATTTTTTTGTTTAGAATAGAGGCTATGAGTATAAATCAAAAACTGGTACAAGTAAAAGACTTAACAATGGGGTTTGAAAAAAGACCCCTTTTTAATAATTTGAATTTGACAATTGAACAAGGAGACTTTTTGTCAATTATCGGTCCTAACGGAACGGGAAAGAGCACTTTACTCCACATAATTATGAAAAAACTGACTCCTAAAAGTGGTAAGGTTGAATATGTTGGAAGCAATTTTGGGCCTAGTAAAATTAGTTTTGTTCCACAAACACGTAATATTTCTGAAAACTACCCTCTGAACATATTTAGTTTTGTTGGTTTACGATTGTTTAATAATCTAATTCCTTGGTTAACTAAAAGCGATAAGCAAAAAGTTAGTGAAGCAATAGAAAAAGTAAGATTAACTGATAAGTCGGATAATCTGTTAGCGAGTTCTTCGGGTGGTGAACAGCAACGGGCGTATATTGCTCAAGCATTAGTTAATAATCCAGAAATGATAATTCTAGATGAACCAACAAATGGCTTAGATGAACGTTCGAAAGATGAAGTAATGGAAATTTTAAAATTGCTTCAAACTAAAGACAATGTCACGATTGTTTTAGTTACTCATGATCCAGAATCTGTTAAAAATAACAGCACCAAAATTTTAATGCTTAATGGTGATTCCACTTATTCTGTTGGAGATCAGACACTACTGGAGGATGCCAATGTTAAATTCTGAATTTATGTTCAATTCTTTTGTATCAGGGACTGTTATAGCGATAGTCTGTGGCATTATGAGCACCTTTGTTTTAATTAGAAAGTTACCTTTTCTAACTCATATGATTTCTGAAATTGGATTTTCAGGAGCTGCTTTTGGTATTTTTGCGGGATTACCTCCGATAACGGGGATGTTAATATTCACCACGTTAGCAGCAGTGATGACAAGTGTTGGGGCTAATAAATTTTCTTCAAATGATGCGCTGGTTAGTGTGATTTCCGCCCTTTTTATGGGATCAGGAGCGTTATTTCTCACTTTAGCTAAGGGGAATGCCAGTTATACAACGACTTTGATGTTTGGAAGTATCACAGCAATTACTAAACAAAATGTCATTCAAATTTTAGTTGTTGCAGGGATTGTCTTAATTACAATTTTGTTAATGTTTCGTCCATTGAAGTTTGATTCCTTCGATCCAATTGCTGCTCAGTATTCGAGTTTAAAAACTTACTGGATTTCCTTAATCTTTTTGATCTTGACAGCATTTACTGCCAGCGTTGCAGCTCAAATTGTAGGTGCTTTGTTAATATTTGTCCTCTTAACGCTGCCTGCGGCAATTGCTTTTTACTGGGGTAGAAACTTCAGTGAATTAATTATTTTGAGCGTTTTATGCGCATTAATCGGAACTTGGGGTGGACTTTATTTATCTTATGTTACTGATCTGCCAGTAACTTTCTTCATTACGTTAATTGAAGCAATTCTCTTCTTTGCAACTTTAATTGCGAAAAAGTTTATTAGATAAATTTAGTTTTTATTGTTCATTAATAGTTTTTCTAGCTTGTCATAGATATCAAGCTGCCATTTGATGTAAGTTAAATTTTTCGGCTTATTTTCAGTTAAGTAAAGAATTGGAATCTGATATTTTTTTGCATCCTTTAAAATCGATTTTGTTGTATTGTTTTCAGCTTGAATATTATGTAAGTAAAAGGCGACACGATGATTTCTAAAATCATCAACCACAGTTTGTGCATCTTTGATTGCGGGATCAGTTTCGTTTTCAATTGCTTTAGAAAATGCGGGATTATTTATCGTAAACCCTAAGTTATTCAATGCATAATCAAAAATTGGTTCGCTTACGTCGACGAAAGAATTGGATTTTAAAGATTTAATTACAGCTGATTTTTTATAGATTGGTTCCATTGACTTTAGATACTTTTTGGCGTTTGTAGAAAAATATTTTTTGTTTTCTGGTTGAAGATCGCTAAGTTTTGCAGTTAGATACTTGGTGTATTTCTCCATAATTTCATAATCAAACCATAAGTGAGGGTTAGCGCCGCTTTTTTTGTGAGCAATATCACGTCCCACATTAATCCACGGCTGTTTGTTAACGATCGGATTAACCCAGTCGTCGTATCCCAACCCGTTACTGACAACTAAATCAGCATTTGAAACAAATCTAGTAGTTTGAGTTGTCGGTTTAAAATCGTGGGGATCGACATGCGGATTATCGATAACGGATTTAACTGTTCCTTTATTGCCAACAACTTTACCAGCAGCTTCGGCATAGATGTCAGTTGTAGTGACAATATTTATTTTTTGATGATTTTTATCTTGGGTTGAGTTTTTAGGACTGCCGCTGAACAGAATTAATCCGAGAAAAAGGGCAGCTAAAAACGATGCAATTATAATTACGATTATTCTTGTTTTCTTCATTTGAACCAATTCTATCATATTCGTTTTAAATATCTTGATTTTTATAAAAAAATGTTTTATGATGTTGAATTATAATTAAACTTGGGTTACAATTGTTAAACAAAGATAGAGACTCTGTTTTGATCTATTGTCCATTACAGTGATTCCTACATATATCAATTTTTTGAGTATGTGGGATTTTTTTTGCTCTAGGAGACTAAAAAAATGTTAATTTTTTTTAAAGTTTCGTGGGCTAAAGATCTGTCTTGATACTAAGAAGGAGTGTATAAATGGCTGAACATAGCGTGAATTATGGTAAACATCAAGTACGAAAAAGCTTTTCCCGCATCAAAGATGTTTTAAAAATACCAAATTTAATTGACATTCAGACCAAATCATTTCAGTGGTTTCTTGATGAAGGAATTACAGAAATGTTTAATGATGTTATGCCAATTGATGATTTCAAAGGTATTTTGACACTTGAATATAACGGCTATTCTTTTAAAGAACCAAAATATTCAGTTGATGAGGCTAGAGAAAGAGATACAAATTACTCGATGCCGATGTATGTGAATTTACGGCTTACTAATAATGAAACTGGTGAAATAAAAACTCAAGATGTTTTCTTTGGTGATTTTCCAATGATGACTAATGAAGGAACTTTCATTATTAATGGTGCTGAACGAGTAATTGTTTCCCAATTAATGAGATCTCCCGGAGTTTATTTCAACAGTTCAACCGATAAAAACAGTATTGTCAACTATGGCACGACGGTAATTCCAAACCGTGGTGCATGGCTTGAATTTGAGTCTGACAGTAAAGAATTAGCATATGCAAGAATCGATCGTACGCGTAAGATTCCAATTACAGTTTTAATTAGAGCACTTGGCTTTGGCTCAGACAGTACGATTACCGAAATTTTTGGTGACGATGATTCATTGCAGTTAACAATGGAAAAAGATATTCATAAGAATTCTTCTGATTCTAGAACTGATGAAGCCTTGAAAGAAATTTATGAACGCTTACGTCCTGGTGAACCGAAAACTGCTGAAAGTTCTCGTTCACTTTTATATGCTCGATTCTTTGATCCAAAACGTTATGATTTAGCATCAGTTGGCCGATATAAAATCAACAAAAAACTCTCATTAGAAAACCGCTTGGTTGGTTTAACTTTGGCAGAGACATTGGTTGATCCGGATACTGGTGAAGTTATTGCTTCTAAAGGTACTAAAATTGATCGCCAGTTAATGGAAGGCAGCGGTAAAGA
Proteins encoded in this window:
- the fusA gene encoding elongation factor G — its product is MAAKREFPLAKTRNIGIMAHIDAGKTTTTERILFYTGKIHKIGETHEGASQMDWMEEEQERGITITSAATTAQWKDYRINIIDTPGHVDFTIEVERSLRVLDGVITVLDAQSGVEPQTENVWRQAANYNVPNIVFVNKMDKIGADFDYSVQTIHDRLQANAHAIQIPIGAEDQFSGIIDLITMQAYVYDVDEIGDKWDTVEIPAEYQDKAKKMHDELVEAVADVNDDVMEKYLNGEEITVEELKAGIRRATIDLKFFPVLVGSAFKNKGVQMLLDAVVDYLPSPLEVRPYIAHKPGTEEDVELTAGDDKPFAALAFKIATDPFVGRLTYIRVYTGSLPSGSYVLNATKDSRERVGRLLQMHANHRTEISEVFSGDIAAAIGLKNTTTGDSLTDVNNPLILESMVFPDPVIQVSIEPDSKEDRDKLDVALQKLAEEDPTFQAETNAETGQTLIAGMGELHLDIMVERMRREFKVAAKVGEPQVAYRETFTKPASAQGKFVRQSGGKGQYGDVYIEFTPNEEGKGFEFENAIVGGVVPREYIPSVEAGLKEAMANGVLAGYPLIDVKARLYDGSYHEVDSSEAAFKVAASISLHEAAKKAGAVILEPIMKVEVIVPEEYLGDIMGQITARRGRVEGMEARGNAQVVNGFVPLAEMFGYATTLRSATQGRGTFTMTFDHYEAVPKSIQEEIIKKNGGNSSDK
- a CDS encoding metal ABC transporter permease encodes the protein MLNSEFMFNSFVSGTVIAIVCGIMSTFVLIRKLPFLTHMISEIGFSGAAFGIFAGLPPITGMLIFTTLAAVMTSVGANKFSSNDALVSVISALFMGSGALFLTLAKGNASYTTTLMFGSITAITKQNVIQILVVAGIVLITILLMFRPLKFDSFDPIAAQYSSLKTYWISLIFLILTAFTASVAAQIVGALLIFVLLTLPAAIAFYWGRNFSELIILSVLCALIGTWGGLYLSYVTDLPVTFFITLIEAILFFATLIAKKFIR
- the rpsG gene encoding 30S ribosomal protein S7 encodes the protein MPRKGTIVKQDILADPIYNSKLVSRLINHMMKDGKRGKAQNILYRAFDIIHEQTNKDPLEVFQDAMNNVMPVLEVKARRIGGSNYQVPIEVRPERRTTLALRWIVQYSRLRNERSMDEKLAHEIMDAANNTGASVKKREDTHKMAEANRAFAQYRW
- a CDS encoding ATP-binding cassette domain-containing protein — encoded protein: MFRIEAMSINQKLVQVKDLTMGFEKRPLFNNLNLTIEQGDFLSIIGPNGTGKSTLLHIIMKKLTPKSGKVEYVGSNFGPSKISFVPQTRNISENYPLNIFSFVGLRLFNNLIPWLTKSDKQKVSEAIEKVRLTDKSDNLLASSSGGEQQRAYIAQALVNNPEMIILDEPTNGLDERSKDEVMEILKLLQTKDNVTIVLVTHDPESVKNNSTKILMLNGDSTYSVGDQTLLEDANVKF
- a CDS encoding metal ABC transporter solute-binding protein, Zn/Mn family, which gives rise to MKKTRIIVIIIASFLAALFLGLILFSGSPKNSTQDKNHQKINIVTTTDIYAEAAGKVVGNKGTVKSVIDNPHVDPHDFKPTTQTTRFVSNADLVVSNGLGYDDWVNPIVNKQPWINVGRDIAHKKSGANPHLWFDYEIMEKYTKYLTAKLSDLQPENKKYFSTNAKKYLKSMEPIYKKSAVIKSLKSNSFVDVSEPIFDYALNNLGFTINNPAFSKAIENETDPAIKDAQTVVDDFRNHRVAFYLHNIQAENNTTKSILKDAKKYQIPILYLTENKPKNLTYIKWQLDIYDKLEKLLMNNKN